The genomic window AAATCCACACAGCGATCAAAGCAGCAGATCAAGGCGAAGGCGTCTTGATGGTCGTTAAAAACTATACTGGCGATATTTTGAATTTTGATATGGCGAAAGATCTGGCAGAAATGGACGATATCGCAGTGGAACAAGTAGTTGTTGACGATGATATCGCAGTAGAAAATAGCACGTACACCGCTGGAAAACGAGGTGTAGCCGGTACGATCCTTGTGCATAAGATTCTAGGCGATGCAGCTAGAAATGGCGCTTCATTGTCTGAATTGAAAGAATTAGGCGATCAAGTCGTTGCGACAATCAAAACGATTGGCGTGGCGCTAAAAGCGGCAACAGTTCCAGAAGTTGGTAAACCTGGATTTGAATTGGCAGAAGATGAGATCGAATATGGTGTTGGGATCCATGGTGAACCAGGCTATCGTCGAGAAAAGCTGCAACCTTCAAAAGAACTAGCGAAAGAATTAGTAACGAAGATCCTAAGTGATTATACAGAAAAGCCGAAAGAAGTCGGCGTATTAGTCAATGGAATGGGCGGAACACCGTTGATGGAACAGTTTGTGTTCATCAATGATGTGTTGGGCTTATTAGAAGAAGCGGAAGTATCTGTGACTTTCAAAAAAGTCGGTGATTTGATGACTTCCTTAGATATGCAAGGATTGTCACTGACACTGATCGATTTAACGGCCACAAATTGGCAAACTGCGTTAACTAGTGATGTACAAACAATCTCTTGGTAAAGGGTGGATAAACATGAAACTGACGGTAAAAGAAATTCAAGCATGGCTTGATCGTTTTTCAGAAGAAATCAAAGAAAATAAAGCTTATTTGAGTGATTTGGACACGCCGATCGGTGATGGCGATCACGGAAATAATATGGCAAGAGGCGTAACTGCTTATGAAGAAGCTTTCCAAAAAGAGCAACCTGAAACGATCAGCGACACGTTCAAGACGTTTTCGATGACGATGATCTCAAAAGTTGGCGGTGCTTCTGGTCCGTTGTATGGAACAGCATTCATGAACTTGATGAAAGCAACAAAAGGATTAGAAAGTATCGACTCGCAAGAACAATTAGGGGAACTCATTCTTGAAGGAGCTAACGGAATCAAAACAAGAGGGAAAGCGGAGCAAGAAGATAAAACGATGTTAGATGTTTGGTTTCCTGTAGCAGAGGCACTAAAATCAGGGAATCTAACGAAAGAGATAATCGAACAAGCAAAAGCACACACCGAGGGATTGATCGCGAAAAAGGGACGTGCCTCATACTTGGGTGAACGTTCAGTCGGTCATATTGATCCGGGTGCGGCTTCTAGTGCAATCTTGTTTACTGCACTATTAGAGGTAATGGATTAACGAGATATAATTACTAGAAACAAGAGAATGGGACAGAAAACATAACACGTCTCTGTTAATAAAAATCTCCTTCAAAGCTTGAAAAATAGTTTTGAAGGTGATTTTTTTCAGTATTGTGATGATTCCTTTTCTCCTGTGGTGTCAAAAAAAGAAAGCAACATTAACGGAATCAAATACAACTCAGTCAATAATGATTTCAGAAAATGTAACGACTGGAACAAATGGAGAACCCGAAAATCTGTGTGTCATGGTATTAGCATTTGGAAATAAATGTTTTAAAAATTAACACAATTAGGCAGAAGTCACCTATCCTCTCTAGTTGGAAGATGGATGCCGTTCGGTCTGAGGGTGATCATTGGTCACTCGAAAGCCGTCAAAATAAATGTTATAATTACAGTGATGTTGAGTATGGTGCTGCAATTCCGCTGTGAAGGTGTTTGATTTAAAGAGAGTGAGTTAGCACCACAAGCAAAACTGTAAGGCTTGAAGTCATCTGTTACGATGCACATGTAACAATGATCATGATTAGAGTAAAAAAATGACATAGGCTAAAGCGAACGTCATACTCAGGAGTAAAAGAAAATTCGCCTAAATAAAAAAATATATGCTAGTAACATGTACCTTAGAAAGAGAGTAAGAGGTGAGAAAATGACGTACAATTTTTATGATGAGTATTCTATCGCACGTAATCAATTCCATAACCAACAATTCCCTTCAGAATACTTAGATGATATTTTAGTACGACTCGCTTATCATTCAAGTGCTATTGAAGGAAACACCATATCGTTACCACAGACTGTTTCTATCATTTTGTATAATACGGTTCCAGAAAGAACTTCACTACGAGAGTTGTATGAGATTGAGAACCATAGAGGTGCTTTTGCGTTAATGCTTGAAAAAGTACAAGAAAAAGAAAAGTTATCAGTATCTTTGATCAAGGATATCCATGAACGGTTGATGGATAAACTGATTGTTGATCGTGGTCGATTCAAATCGAATGAAAATGCAATATTAGGTGCAGATTTTAACACAGCTTCACCGCAGGAAACGCCGTTGTTAATGCAACAACTTGTTGATAATCTGAATTATCGTTTAGATACTGCAACGACCGAAGGTGAACAACTTGAAGCAATTTTAGATTCTCACATCCAGTTTGAACGTATACACCCATTTAGTGATGGGAATGGTCGCGCCGGCCGATTAATCATGAATTATTCTTTACTAAAAGAGGGATTTCCGCCTTTAGTGATTCAAACGGAAGATAAGGGCCAATATTTGGAGTTATTAGCTGAACAAAACGTTAAAGGGTTAACGAAGTATGCCTTTGAACAAATGGCTAAGGAAGAAAAACGACAAGAACAATTCATTGCAAAAGAAAAAGTACAAGATCACGACTTAGAGTAATAAAATTTGAATAGGAAAGAGTGTGCTCTTTCTAAGAGGTTACTTCTGCTCCCACCGTTTATTCGGTTTTGAAGTATACGTCAAAAGTGAATTTTACTTTTGTCTCAGCTGCTCTTTTTATCTTTATGGGAGGAAAAATTCACTAGAATGTTCGATACAAAAAGATCGCCTTCAAAACTAATTTTTACGTTTTGAAGGCGATTTTTAGCAGAGACCATTTATGGATTATGTCCGATCCTCTGATTGTTAAACTAGTTGCTGATACCTAAATATTCCCAGTGCCGCCACCTATTCCTGGACGGTTGATTTCATTCACGACGGAGACCGTTACCGTTTTTTCAACTCTTGGATCTTCTGTTACACCAAAAGTCACAGCGAAATTGCCGGTTTTGTTTGCTTCAATCGTGGAACGTTTCACGTAGACGTTCGCTTTTTGACCAAGGATAGTTGTCGCAGTTGCGCCAGTTGCTTGGATCAACGATGAGTCATCCGTTTCACCCAACTGAACAGTAGCATCGAATGCTTGTAGGAAAAACATGGAAGGAACATAATTGTCAGAAGTGACTGTAATATTAACAGTTTTAGTAACGAATGTTGAGTCACCTTTTAGACCGAAAGTAACCGTATAATTTCCTGGTTCAAATTTGATCGTGGAATATTTGATTTCTACAGGCAAGGGATTCCCTAAAATATCAGTTGCCTTGGCGTTTGTCATGCTGATCAGGGATTGTTGGTCTAGTTGGTCGATCGAGACAGTAGCGTCAGAGGCGTAAACAAAGTAAAGATCTTCCTCCTCCTCCTCGCCTTTATTGTCTGTCACGGTGACTTGGATCGTTTTACGGATTTTTGGTTCTTCTTTGATTCCTAAAACGATTTGATACGTACCGGGGGTATTGCTCACTACATTTGATTTCTTGATAACAACGTCTACTGGATATCCGGAAGATGTCGTTGCTTGAGCTTTTGCTGCTTGAAGAATCGACGCTTCGTCTGTGTTCTCGACAGGAACAGTTGCGTCTTCAGCAGTTAATTGATAAATACCGTAACTCGGGCAATCTTCAAGAGTGTCGCCTACTGTGACAGTGATTACTTTTTCTACTGAAGAGATGTTCGTCGTGCCGATCGTCACTCGGTAGATACCAGGACGATCTTGTACATTACTTGTTTTGATGATTGGCGTGATCTCTACGCCAATCGAATTGGTGATCCGTGCATGAGAGGCGATTAAAATCTGTTCATTAGATGTTTCGCCTACTGCTAATTCAACATTAGATGCACTGATCGCATAAGCTCCGATAAAATCTGTGTCGCTAACTGTTGGCTGCATTTGTACAGCACCGACAGGTTGAGAGACACCCAAGCAAGAGATTGCACACAAAAAAATACCAGCGGATAATGCGGTTTTCAAAACAATGGATTTCATTTTTTTACCTTCTTTCTAAAAAATAATTGTATAACAAGTACAATAT from Enterococcus sp. DIV1094 includes these protein-coding regions:
- the dhaK gene encoding dihydroxyacetone kinase subunit DhaK; the protein is MKKIMNEPGMIVEEMLEGIVKSYPELVHRVEDSRVIAKNQEQKQVGLISGGGSGHEPAHAGFVGEGMLSAAILGDVFTSPTPDQIHTAIKAADQGEGVLMVVKNYTGDILNFDMAKDLAEMDDIAVEQVVVDDDIAVENSTYTAGKRGVAGTILVHKILGDAARNGASLSELKELGDQVVATIKTIGVALKAATVPEVGKPGFELAEDEIEYGVGIHGEPGYRREKLQPSKELAKELVTKILSDYTEKPKEVGVLVNGMGGTPLMEQFVFINDVLGLLEEAEVSVTFKKVGDLMTSLDMQGLSLTLIDLTATNWQTALTSDVQTISW
- the dhaL gene encoding dihydroxyacetone kinase subunit DhaL is translated as MKLTVKEIQAWLDRFSEEIKENKAYLSDLDTPIGDGDHGNNMARGVTAYEEAFQKEQPETISDTFKTFSMTMISKVGGASGPLYGTAFMNLMKATKGLESIDSQEQLGELILEGANGIKTRGKAEQEDKTMLDVWFPVAEALKSGNLTKEIIEQAKAHTEGLIAKKGRASYLGERSVGHIDPGAASSAILFTALLEVMD
- a CDS encoding Fic family protein; its protein translation is MTYNFYDEYSIARNQFHNQQFPSEYLDDILVRLAYHSSAIEGNTISLPQTVSIILYNTVPERTSLRELYEIENHRGAFALMLEKVQEKEKLSVSLIKDIHERLMDKLIVDRGRFKSNENAILGADFNTASPQETPLLMQQLVDNLNYRLDTATTEGEQLEAILDSHIQFERIHPFSDGNGRAGRLIMNYSLLKEGFPPLVIQTEDKGQYLELLAEQNVKGLTKYAFEQMAKEEKRQEQFIAKEKVQDHDLE